The following proteins are encoded in a genomic region of Ornithinibacillus sp. 4-3:
- a CDS encoding saccharopine dehydrogenase family protein codes for MMHVVVLGTGMIGTTVVKELVKSKIIDKVTAVDGVQANLDKCLETVNDVKANGKIASFDNKEAIVDVLQEADIAIACLPHSLSVLANKAAISAGCHLIDLVGSKFSEKVQLSEEAVNQNVLVVPGCGVAPGIVNFLAARGIELLDEADEVVMLCGGIPYNPLPPLWYQIVFRLESVMGLYTRPALAAENGELVQLPALSGKELIQFPDPVGECEAVITDAHSTAYTLKDKVKKLYEKTIRYKGHWEKMSVLAELGFLDEEPINVGGVEVSPKKVSEVILEPQLKGDTEEDITVLRVTAEGLKDGKRKKLEWEMIDVYDKERRITSMAKTTAFPAVIMAEWIAEGKINKLGIVPPEELIVGELFEPFINELKSRGISISFKEDVVSN; via the coding sequence ATGATGCATGTAGTTGTACTTGGAACAGGAATGATTGGAACAACTGTAGTTAAAGAATTAGTAAAAAGTAAAATAATAGATAAAGTAACAGCTGTTGATGGTGTTCAAGCAAATTTGGACAAATGTTTAGAGACAGTGAATGATGTTAAAGCAAACGGCAAGATTGCTTCATTCGATAATAAAGAAGCAATCGTTGATGTATTGCAAGAAGCTGATATTGCAATTGCATGTTTACCACATTCTCTTAGTGTCCTCGCAAATAAAGCAGCTATTTCAGCAGGGTGTCATTTAATAGATTTAGTAGGTTCTAAGTTCTCGGAAAAAGTCCAGCTGAGTGAAGAAGCAGTTAATCAAAATGTCCTTGTTGTACCAGGTTGTGGAGTTGCACCTGGAATTGTAAATTTTTTAGCTGCACGTGGAATAGAGTTATTAGATGAGGCCGATGAAGTGGTTATGCTTTGTGGAGGAATACCATATAATCCATTACCTCCCTTGTGGTATCAAATTGTATTTCGTTTAGAAAGTGTAATGGGATTATATACTCGTCCAGCTTTAGCAGCGGAGAACGGGGAACTTGTTCAGTTACCTGCTTTATCTGGAAAAGAATTAATTCAATTCCCAGATCCAGTTGGTGAATGTGAAGCTGTCATAACAGATGCTCATAGTACAGCTTATACGTTAAAAGATAAAGTTAAGAAATTATATGAGAAAACAATTCGTTACAAAGGTCATTGGGAAAAAATGAGTGTTTTAGCTGAACTAGGATTTTTAGATGAGGAACCAATTAATGTAGGTGGTGTAGAGGTAAGCCCTAAAAAAGTGTCTGAGGTTATATTAGAACCACAACTGAAGGGAGATACAGAAGAAGATATTACTGTTTTAAGAGTAACAGCCGAAGGGTTAAAAGATGGCAAACGTAAGAAATTAGAATGGGAAATGATTGATGTGTATGATAAGGAGCGTAGGATTACATCAATGGCAAAAACAACAGCTTTTCCTGCTGTAATCATGGCTGAATGGATTGCAGAAGGAAAAATTAACAAATTGGGTATAGTTCCACCTGAAGAATTAATTGTAGGAGAATTATTTGAGCCTTTTATTAATGAGCTAAAGAGCAGAGGAATCAGTATATCTTTTAAGGAAGATGTTGTTAGTAATTAA
- a CDS encoding VOC family protein: MKLSSFYPVLMTRNVSETSAFYLQYFGFSVVFETDWYVSLKQDETGDELAVLHADHETVPATFRKSVQGLILNFEVENVDEVYKRLIEENKLPLHLGLRDETFGQRHFITSDPNGVLIDVITVIPPDESFQENYKIMEEQKLS; encoded by the coding sequence ATGAAACTAAGCAGCTTTTATCCAGTACTGATGACTAGGAATGTAAGTGAGACTAGCGCTTTCTACTTACAATATTTTGGATTCTCCGTTGTTTTTGAAACGGATTGGTATGTGAGTTTGAAGCAAGACGAAACAGGGGATGAGTTGGCGGTCCTTCATGCTGATCATGAAACAGTGCCTGCTACTTTTAGAAAATCTGTCCAAGGATTAATTCTTAATTTTGAAGTGGAAAATGTAGATGAAGTTTATAAGCGATTGATTGAGGAAAACAAGCTACCTTTACATCTTGGTTTACGTGATGAAACATTCGGACAAAGACATTTTATTACGAGTGATCCAAATGGTGTATTGATTGATGTGATTACTGTGATTCCTCCAGATGAATCGTTTCAAGAGAATTATAAAATAATGGAAGAACAGAAATTATCATGA
- a CDS encoding DNA alkylation repair protein: protein MTGYVPLKYYFDKELAIKLSDLIQPNYPSFSKKNFVDAVTAGVKDKELKARVEVIADALKKYLPVEYKEALAILLNILGPENKTEEGMFTNGYFLMPVAYFVEKYGLEYFDLSFKAMYEITKRHTSEYAIRPYLIADTNRCMVYFRDWVEDPNPHIRRLVSEGTRPRLPWAKKMLPLKNDIQNNLYLLETLMCDESLYVQKSVANHINDLTKEDPDVVLKWMEQYISNKEEINPRIIKNGLRTLVKSRNEHALKLLCWIEQGV from the coding sequence ATGACTGGATATGTGCCATTAAAATATTATTTTGATAAAGAATTAGCTATTAAACTTTCTGATTTAATTCAGCCAAACTATCCTTCTTTTTCTAAAAAAAATTTTGTAGATGCTGTAACGGCGGGAGTGAAGGATAAAGAATTAAAGGCACGTGTTGAAGTGATAGCAGATGCTTTAAAAAAATATCTTCCAGTAGAGTATAAAGAGGCTTTAGCAATTTTGCTAAATATCCTAGGACCTGAAAATAAAACAGAAGAAGGTATGTTTACAAATGGTTATTTCTTAATGCCAGTCGCTTACTTTGTTGAAAAGTATGGGCTTGAATACTTTGATTTATCCTTTAAGGCAATGTATGAAATTACGAAGCGGCATACATCTGAGTATGCTATCAGACCATATTTAATAGCAGACACTAACCGGTGTATGGTTTATTTTCGAGATTGGGTAGAAGACCCTAATCCACATATTAGACGATTAGTAAGTGAAGGAACTAGACCACGTCTCCCATGGGCTAAAAAAATGCTTCCATTAAAGAATGACATACAAAATAATTTATATTTGCTGGAAACATTAATGTGTGATGAATCGCTTTATGTTCAAAAGTCTGTAGCAAACCATATAAATGATTTAACAAAAGAGGATCCTGATGTAGTGTTAAAATGGATGGAGCAATATATATCTAATAAGGAAGAAATCAACCCTAGAATCATTAAAAATGGATTAAGAACATTGGTGAAATCAAGGAATGAACACGCATTAAAATTGTTGTGTTGGATAGAGCAAGGAGTGTAA
- a CDS encoding ABC transporter substrate-binding protein, whose amino-acid sequence MPIKRVGYMLLFLVFMFALFGCSNETDSDNSQQGAENEDSDSDVNADDATDEAVSGGELNIAFNAQPPTLDIPQTTATAARDIAQHIFEPLVALDTSLEPQPMLAERYELSDDNTQITFYLRQGIKFHNGKEMTAEDVVASMERWQQLSSSAKTYLEGTKYEIEDEYTVVATRDKPTTLDMFVFADMSQFAAIMPKEIIDEAGLDNIDEYIGTGPYKMEDWRQDQYIHLSKYEDFQSRTEPADGLSGEKKALVDDMYFHFVGDSSTRVAGLKTGEYDISRDILQNDVELLDEDENIKISTYPSSMLVLLLNNKVGTFSDKKMRQAANAAINVEDILTAAYVNERFYVKDHALVKEEQTNWYTDSGSDIYNTYDPELAKELLDEAGYNGEEIVILTSREYDAHYNAAVVVQQHLEAVGMNVVLDVRDAPSSLELGNDENAYQIKSDSFAFRSTPIQQIFLNPEYQGWPDSEELERVKEEILYAESQDEAHALSSEFHNIFWEDVTSIKVGNSTNIMAMRENIEGLQYIAGPILWNISIND is encoded by the coding sequence ATGCCAATAAAAAGAGTAGGATACATGTTACTTTTCTTGGTATTTATGTTTGCGCTTTTCGGATGTTCGAATGAAACAGATAGCGATAACTCTCAACAGGGAGCAGAAAATGAAGACAGTGATTCTGATGTTAATGCAGATGATGCAACGGATGAAGCGGTAAGTGGTGGAGAGTTGAATATAGCTTTTAATGCTCAACCTCCAACGCTTGATATACCACAAACGACAGCTACTGCAGCTAGGGATATTGCACAACATATTTTTGAGCCTTTAGTAGCTCTTGATACTAGTTTAGAACCTCAACCAATGTTAGCAGAACGTTATGAACTAAGTGATGATAATACACAAATAACTTTCTATCTAAGGCAAGGTATTAAATTTCATAATGGCAAGGAGATGACAGCGGAGGATGTCGTTGCTTCTATGGAAAGATGGCAACAATTGTCTTCTTCTGCGAAAACTTATTTAGAAGGAACAAAATATGAGATAGAAGATGAATATACTGTCGTTGCAACAAGAGATAAACCTACGACTTTAGATATGTTTGTCTTCGCAGATATGTCACAATTTGCTGCGATTATGCCTAAAGAAATCATTGATGAAGCAGGTTTAGACAATATTGATGAGTACATAGGAACTGGTCCTTATAAGATGGAGGACTGGCGTCAGGATCAATATATTCATTTGAGTAAATATGAAGATTTCCAGTCACGTACTGAACCGGCAGATGGATTATCTGGAGAGAAAAAGGCTTTAGTGGATGATATGTATTTTCATTTTGTTGGTGATTCTTCTACCCGAGTTGCTGGTTTGAAAACAGGAGAATATGATATTTCAAGAGATATATTACAAAATGATGTGGAGTTATTAGATGAGGATGAAAATATCAAAATATCCACTTATCCTAGCTCGATGCTTGTTCTTTTGTTAAACAATAAGGTAGGAACTTTTTCTGACAAAAAGATGAGACAAGCAGCTAATGCAGCAATAAATGTGGAAGATATTTTAACTGCTGCTTATGTAAATGAAAGATTTTATGTAAAAGATCATGCGCTGGTTAAAGAAGAGCAAACAAATTGGTATACGGATTCAGGAAGTGATATATATAATACTTACGATCCTGAATTAGCAAAAGAATTACTAGATGAGGCTGGTTATAATGGGGAAGAAATTGTCATTCTAACTTCTCGAGAATATGATGCACATTATAATGCTGCAGTAGTGGTCCAACAGCATTTAGAGGCAGTTGGAATGAATGTAGTTTTAGATGTGCGTGATGCACCGTCATCTTTGGAACTCGGAAATGACGAGAATGCATATCAGATTAAGAGTGATAGTTTCGCATTTAGGTCAACACCTATTCAGCAAATCTTCTTAAATCCAGAATACCAAGGCTGGCCAGATAGTGAAGAGCTTGAAAGAGTAAAAGAGGAAATTCTATACGCGGAATCACAAGATGAAGCACATGCATTGTCTTCTGAATTCCATAACATATTTTGGGAAGATGTGACAAGCATTAAAGTTGGAAACAGCACTAATATTATGGCAATGAGAGAAAATATCGAAGGGCTTCAATATATAGCAGGTCCTATTCTATGGAATATTTCAATAAATGATTAA
- a CDS encoding aminoglycoside phosphotransferase family protein, translating to MQNIPGYNSFIKIEQIHIGWSDDEKYYVETSDGQRLLLRITDISHYDGKKAEYELMSQVARLGVSMSQPLSFGTCNNGKSVYSLFTWCDGADAEDVLPLLTEAEQYELGIKSGKMLQLIHSLPAPKEQEAWDIYFNRKADDKITKYKACGIRFAGDDKVIEYIENHRYLLANRPQCFQHGDYHTGNMIISSDQHLSIIDFNRFDFGDPWEEFNRIVWSASVSPYFATGQLKGYFDGEPPLEFFKLLALYISSNILSSFPWAIKEGEQELETMKNQAQDVLSWFDHMNSPVPTWYLKDFYIQYLDDIPYKLKEPFDMSFIQQYGKVFKVFDDQDSGNICFGVENGENRYFIKFAGAPTEQYSGTLEDAIERLKATIPVYKDLAHANLIKFIKAEDIDGGFAAIFYWVDGECMGRQYPLSRRKFLQLPFSKRLAVFDKILTFHHHVSKQNYVAIDFYDGSILYDFNAEQTMICDIDFYAEMPYVNNVGRMWGSSRFMSPEEFEQGAIIDEITNVYLMGATAFALFANFSRLKENWQLSMELYEVAIKAVRNERNLRQQSIQQFIKEWNMAKTQI from the coding sequence ATGCAGAACATACCAGGCTATAATTCATTCATTAAAATAGAACAGATTCATATAGGCTGGTCAGACGATGAAAAATACTATGTAGAGACCTCGGACGGACAAAGATTACTCCTACGTATTACAGATATTTCTCATTATGATGGGAAAAAGGCAGAATATGAGTTAATGAGTCAGGTTGCGAGATTAGGAGTTTCTATGTCACAGCCATTGAGCTTTGGAACTTGTAATAATGGAAAAAGTGTCTATTCATTGTTCACATGGTGTGATGGAGCGGATGCGGAGGATGTTTTGCCACTTTTAACGGAAGCAGAGCAATACGAGCTTGGAATAAAGTCAGGAAAAATGCTTCAATTAATTCATTCTCTTCCAGCGCCAAAAGAACAGGAAGCTTGGGATATATACTTTAATCGAAAAGCAGATGATAAAATAACAAAATATAAAGCGTGTGGAATCAGGTTTGCTGGCGATGATAAGGTGATCGAATACATTGAAAATCATCGCTATTTATTAGCTAATCGACCACAGTGTTTTCAACATGGAGATTATCATACAGGCAATATGATTATTTCATCTGATCAACATCTCTCCATTATTGATTTTAATCGTTTTGATTTTGGTGATCCATGGGAAGAGTTTAATCGGATTGTGTGGAGCGCATCAGTCAGTCCATATTTTGCAACAGGACAACTAAAGGGGTATTTCGATGGGGAGCCTCCTCTAGAATTTTTCAAATTATTAGCATTATATATTTCCAGCAATATACTATCTTCCTTCCCTTGGGCAATCAAAGAAGGCGAGCAGGAATTAGAAACAATGAAAAATCAGGCACAGGATGTTCTCTCTTGGTTTGATCACATGAATAGCCCTGTGCCAACCTGGTATTTGAAGGATTTTTATATTCAATATTTAGATGATATTCCATATAAATTGAAAGAACCTTTCGATATGTCGTTTATCCAACAATATGGTAAAGTGTTCAAAGTTTTTGATGATCAGGATTCTGGAAATATTTGTTTTGGGGTAGAAAATGGGGAGAACAGATACTTTATTAAGTTTGCTGGAGCCCCTACAGAGCAATATTCGGGAACACTTGAGGATGCTATCGAAAGATTGAAAGCCACTATACCTGTGTATAAGGATTTGGCTCATGCTAACTTAATCAAATTTATTAAAGCAGAAGACATTGATGGAGGCTTTGCGGCTATATTTTATTGGGTAGATGGAGAATGTATGGGGAGGCAATATCCGCTATCCAGGAGAAAATTCTTGCAACTACCTTTTTCTAAAAGATTGGCTGTATTTGATAAAATCTTAACCTTCCATCATCATGTCAGTAAGCAAAATTATGTTGCCATAGACTTTTATGATGGTAGTATTCTCTATGATTTCAATGCAGAGCAAACAATGATTTGTGATATCGATTTTTATGCAGAAATGCCCTATGTGAACAATGTTGGAAGGATGTGGGGGAGCTCTCGTTTTATGTCGCCTGAAGAGTTTGAACAAGGTGCGATCATCGATGAAATAACAAATGTTTATTTAATGGGAGCAACTGCATTTGCCTTATTTGCCAATTTTAGTAGGTTAAAAGAAAATTGGCAGCTGAGTATGGAATTATACGAAGTAGCAATAAAGGCTGTTCGTAATGAGCGTAATCTAAGACAGCAATCTATCCAACAGTTTATTAAGGAATGGAATAT
- a CDS encoding TetR/AcrR family transcriptional regulator yields MRRNKVETEQTIQNLIKIARHHFTTYGYEKASLENIVKEAGLTRGALYHHFSNKKGLFLAVFESIQEEVGDYVEAAAASSNDSWSQLINGCQAFLEGAIKSDNQRILLIEGPAVLGWNTFRQMDEKYSMNSLKEQLHSMKEQNIIKPISLEAMTHCLSGAMNEAVLWIANQYDQKQNIIEEAMVVIKHLLEGLRK; encoded by the coding sequence ATGAGAAGAAATAAAGTAGAAACAGAGCAAACGATACAAAATTTAATAAAAATAGCACGTCACCATTTTACTACGTATGGATATGAAAAAGCTTCTCTAGAAAACATTGTAAAAGAAGCAGGTTTAACGAGAGGTGCTTTATATCATCATTTTTCGAATAAAAAAGGACTTTTCCTTGCTGTATTTGAATCAATTCAAGAAGAGGTAGGAGATTATGTAGAGGCAGCTGCAGCGAGCAGTAATGATAGTTGGAGTCAACTAATTAATGGTTGTCAGGCTTTTTTAGAAGGAGCAATAAAGTCGGATAATCAGCGTATCCTCTTAATTGAGGGACCAGCTGTATTGGGCTGGAATACTTTTAGACAAATGGATGAAAAATATTCTATGAATTCCTTAAAGGAACAACTGCATTCTATGAAAGAACAAAATATCATAAAGCCTATTTCTTTAGAGGCGATGACACACTGTCTTTCTGGAGCAATGAATGAAGCAGTATTATGGATTGCAAATCAGTATGACCAAAAGCAAAATATAATAGAAGAAGCAATGGTTGTTATAAAGCATTTACTAGAAGGATTGAGAAAATAG
- the hisF gene encoding imidazole glycerol phosphate synthase subunit HisF: MFTKRIIPCLDINDGRVVKGTNFVNLQDAGDPIEVATVYNKAGADELVFLDITASSDHRETRIDMVRKVAEAVFIPFTVGGGIRTVEHFKLMLREGADKVAINTSAIQNPRLISEAADKFGSQCVVVAIDAKKRADGTGWNIYKNGGRVDMEIDALAWAKQVEELGAGEILLTSMDADGTKSGYDLELTRLISENVSIPVIASGGAGKKEHFYDAFSLGKADAVLAASLFHFKELEIIDLKKYLYDLGISVRL; this comes from the coding sequence ATGTTTACTAAAAGAATTATACCTTGCTTAGACATTAATGATGGAAGAGTAGTCAAAGGAACAAACTTTGTAAATTTGCAGGATGCTGGAGATCCCATTGAAGTTGCTACAGTATATAATAAAGCAGGGGCAGATGAGTTGGTTTTTTTAGATATTACAGCATCTTCTGATCATAGAGAAACAAGAATCGATATGGTTAGAAAAGTGGCGGAAGCAGTATTTATTCCATTTACTGTAGGTGGAGGAATTAGAACTGTAGAACATTTTAAATTAATGCTTCGAGAAGGTGCAGATAAAGTAGCAATTAATACGTCAGCAATTCAAAATCCTAGATTAATCTCTGAAGCTGCAGATAAATTTGGGAGTCAGTGCGTGGTTGTTGCAATCGACGCTAAAAAAAGGGCAGATGGTACTGGCTGGAATATTTATAAAAATGGTGGCAGAGTTGATATGGAAATAGATGCCTTAGCATGGGCTAAGCAAGTAGAAGAGCTTGGTGCGGGAGAAATTCTTTTGACAAGTATGGATGCTGATGGCACGAAGAGTGGTTATGATTTAGAGCTGACACGTTTGATTTCAGAAAATGTTTCTATTCCAGTGATTGCCTCTGGAGGAGCAGGGAAAAAAGAGCATTTTTATGATGCGTTCAGCTTAGGAAAGGCAGATGCTGTTTTAGCTGCTTCTTTATTTCACTTTAAAGAGTTAGAAATTATAGATTTAAAGAAATATTTATACGATCTGGGCATTAGTGTAAGGCTATAA
- a CDS encoding Zn-dependent hydrolase, whose translation MESKEFKRVLHNLHLENMSFSPKIQKRIITDANDNEKISPALIKEMLAYDKV comes from the coding sequence TTGGAATCAAAAGAATTTAAACGTGTCCTGCACAATCTTCATTTGGAAAATATGAGCTTTTCTCCAAAAATACAAAAGAGAATTATTACAGATGCTAATGATAATGAAAAAATCAGTCCAGCACTGATAAAGGAAATGCTGGCATATGACAAAGTATAG
- a CDS encoding DUF2188 domain-containing protein → MEWITMPWDMNDYPSSLKNLNKITRKKAIDIANELVSNGYDENRAIPISTSQAKKWHENASDKELEDYKKHGKPTESDTEYTSNPELLDEPELVLPHEDGWAVQSKKAKKAAKVFDKKSEAVTYGRKVANNKGTKLIIYKKDNSVEKVEKLND, encoded by the coding sequence ATGGAGTGGATAACAATGCCTTGGGATATGAATGACTATCCAAGTTCACTAAAAAACTTGAATAAGATCACTCGTAAGAAGGCCATTGATATTGCAAATGAATTGGTCAGTAATGGGTACGACGAAAATAGAGCGATTCCAATTTCAACTTCACAAGCAAAAAAGTGGCATGAAAATGCTTCCGACAAAGAATTAGAGGATTACAAAAAACATGGAAAACCTACAGAAAGCGATACAGAATATACCAGTAATCCCGAATTGTTGGACGAACCTGAATTGGTGTTACCACATGAGGATGGATGGGCTGTGCAATCAAAAAAGGCTAAAAAAGCAGCAAAAGTTTTTGATAAGAAGAGTGAAGCTGTAACATATGGAAGAAAAGTGGCAAATAATAAAGGAACTAAATTAATTATTTATAAGAAAGATAATTCAGTTGAAAAAGTAGAAAAGTTAAATGATTAA
- the hisH gene encoding imidazole glycerol phosphate synthase subunit HisH: MIAIIDYDAGNLRSVEKALQFIGQEVGITRDKDILLSADKVILPGVGSFGKAMEKLHHYGLVDVIKEVIAKNTPLLGICLGLQLLFEESEESPGVPGLGILEGNILKIPKEVDLKIPHMGWNSLQIDPDSKLFQGMNKETHVYFVHSYYLKAKNKSDVVATTEYGTLIDAAVERNNVYAAQFHPEKSGDIGMQILKNFSNL; encoded by the coding sequence ATGATTGCTATTATAGATTATGATGCCGGGAATTTAAGAAGTGTAGAGAAGGCGTTACAATTTATCGGACAGGAAGTGGGTATTACTAGAGATAAGGATATTCTTCTAAGCGCAGATAAGGTAATTTTGCCTGGTGTTGGATCATTTGGCAAAGCAATGGAGAAGCTACATCATTATGGTTTGGTAGATGTAATTAAAGAGGTTATAGCAAAAAACACACCACTTTTAGGGATTTGCTTAGGCCTGCAATTACTATTTGAAGAAAGTGAAGAAAGCCCGGGAGTACCAGGTTTAGGAATTCTAGAAGGTAATATATTAAAAATTCCTAAAGAAGTAGATCTTAAAATTCCACATATGGGCTGGAATTCGCTACAAATTGACCCAGATTCAAAGCTATTTCAAGGAATGAATAAGGAAACTCATGTTTATTTTGTCCATTCCTATTATTTAAAAGCAAAAAATAAAAGTGATGTTGTAGCAACAACAGAATATGGAACACTTATCGATGCAGCTGTAGAAAGAAATAATGTTTATGCTGCGCAATTTCATCCTGAAAAAAGTGGTGACATAGGGATGCAAATATTGAAGAACTTTTCTAACTTATAA
- the rlmD gene encoding 23S rRNA (uracil(1939)-C(5))-methyltransferase RlmD, which yields MKETHDIYTVTIDALNQRGQGQAAIWRENEKGNKKKLKLTIPYTLPGEEVKVAVAKYAKRRWEHKAEEIVSPSADRVAAICPHFERCGGCTWQHWTYEKQLQEKTASVKRYLEEQDFSTDIVKDTIGMEEPWYYRNKMEFTFSKDGELGLHEPGNFRNIIPLETCFIMKGAMKEAVLEVANWAKEFELSGYNKETHEGLLRHVMVRQSFATKEMMIGIFATESPAQIKGIDTLVERITKNHPDVKSLIWLENRSVSDRVASEETHVLAGRDFIYDELMGYRYRLWFDTFFQTNPTQAAKLVELALDMLQPDGSEKMIDLFCGVGTFSLPLASRVKQLIGIEIVETSIESAKRNAADNGITNTHFLAKDARSGMAQIVEEFGTPDVLLLDPPRSGAGGKVMRRIARSNPERIIYVSCNPESFAVDVQQLIPFGYKLEEVQPVDLFPHTFHVELVAMLSKVEE from the coding sequence ATAAAGGAAACACATGATATATATACAGTCACGATTGATGCATTAAATCAACGTGGACAGGGACAAGCTGCGATTTGGCGTGAAAATGAAAAGGGCAATAAAAAGAAGCTAAAGCTCACGATACCTTATACCTTACCAGGTGAGGAAGTAAAGGTGGCTGTGGCAAAATATGCTAAGCGACGTTGGGAGCATAAAGCAGAGGAAATTGTAAGTCCTTCTGCCGATCGTGTTGCTGCCATTTGTCCGCATTTCGAACGTTGTGGAGGCTGTACATGGCAGCATTGGACCTATGAAAAGCAATTACAAGAAAAAACAGCTAGTGTGAAACGCTATTTAGAGGAACAGGATTTTTCAACAGATATTGTGAAGGATACAATTGGTATGGAAGAGCCTTGGTATTATCGAAATAAAATGGAGTTTACCTTTTCGAAGGATGGAGAACTTGGACTTCATGAACCAGGAAACTTCCGTAATATTATTCCATTAGAAACTTGTTTTATTATGAAAGGCGCAATGAAGGAAGCAGTACTTGAGGTAGCGAACTGGGCGAAGGAATTTGAGTTATCCGGATATAATAAGGAAACACATGAAGGCCTACTTCGTCATGTGATGGTACGTCAGTCTTTTGCGACAAAAGAGATGATGATTGGTATTTTTGCAACAGAAAGCCCTGCACAAATTAAAGGAATTGATACTTTAGTAGAGCGTATCACGAAGAATCATCCTGATGTGAAAAGTTTAATTTGGTTGGAGAATCGTAGTGTAAGTGATCGTGTTGCATCTGAAGAAACGCATGTACTAGCAGGACGAGACTTTATTTATGATGAATTGATGGGGTATCGCTATCGTTTATGGTTTGATACATTTTTTCAAACAAATCCTACCCAAGCAGCTAAATTAGTAGAGCTTGCATTAGACATGCTGCAGCCAGATGGTTCAGAGAAAATGATTGATTTATTCTGTGGTGTGGGAACTTTTTCTTTACCACTTGCCAGCCGAGTAAAACAGTTAATTGGAATTGAAATTGTAGAGACTTCTATTGAATCAGCAAAGCGTAATGCGGCTGATAATGGTATTACGAATACACATTTCTTAGCTAAAGATGCCCGCTCAGGCATGGCGCAAATTGTTGAAGAATTCGGTACACCTGATGTACTATTGCTAGATCCACCACGTTCAGGAGCTGGCGGAAAAGTAATGCGCCGAATAGCACGCTCGAATCCAGAACGAATTATTTATGTGAGCTGTAATCCAGAGTCTTTTGCAGTAGATGTGCAGCAGTTGATTCCGTTTGGTTATAAGCTAGAGGAAGTTCAACCAGTTGATCTATTTCCGCATACTTTTCATGTGGAGCTTGTTGCGATGTTGTCTAAGGTGGAGGAATAA
- a CDS encoding GntR family transcriptional regulator, with translation MSKQSLAKYVYETLKNAILSRQITPGQKLLESEISDVLGISRTPVRHAILELQKEGMVTIYPNKGAYVINPTIEEITEAFTHRKQLELIATENIMERITDRDIETLKLLTKNEIEAFEEKSLSKYIEINTNFHETLVNLSENRYLREHAKQMIQQTHIFLILYDHFYSVDTNKNRGPGEHQRMIEFIEKKDEKAFKELLEKHIVSTIDEYKNRINIYKKPSDLFSIDNTDIKPI, from the coding sequence GTGTCCAAACAATCATTGGCTAAATATGTTTACGAAACATTAAAGAACGCTATTCTTAGTCGTCAAATCACTCCCGGACAGAAATTGTTAGAAAGTGAAATTTCAGATGTTTTGGGTATAAGTCGTACACCTGTCCGTCATGCTATTTTAGAACTTCAAAAAGAAGGTATGGTTACTATTTATCCTAATAAAGGTGCTTACGTTATTAATCCAACGATTGAGGAGATTACCGAGGCTTTCACGCATAGGAAACAACTTGAGCTGATAGCTACAGAGAATATTATGGAAAGAATTACTGATCGTGATATTGAAACATTAAAGTTACTTACTAAAAATGAAATTGAAGCCTTTGAGGAAAAAAGTCTATCAAAATATATTGAAATCAACACAAATTTTCATGAAACATTAGTGAATCTAAGTGAGAATAGATATTTAAGAGAACATGCCAAGCAAATGATTCAACAAACTCATATTTTTTTAATTTTGTATGATCATTTTTACTCGGTTGATACAAATAAAAATCGAGGACCAGGTGAACATCAGAGAATGATAGAATTCATTGAAAAAAAGGATGAAAAAGCATTTAAAGAATTACTTGAAAAACACATCGTTAGCACGATAGATGAATATAAAAATAGGATTAACATTTATAAAAAGCCAAGTGATTTATTCTCGATAGATAATACGGATATAAAACCGATTTGA